A segment of the Candidatus Nanoarchaeia archaeon genome:
GAGTCTTTGTTATGAGAAAAATAACAAGCTGACTAATTATGCCATTGTAGAGGAAGGAAGATTAGCACATGAGTTTATCAAACCTCTTCCAGATGAGTTGAGGGGTGGTTTAGGAGCTCTAATAGAAACCTATGAGCAGGTAAGAAATTTAGGAAGATTTGACCCTAATAATTGCCCAATAATGGAATTTCGAACGCATAACGGCAAGAATTATTTTCTTCAGTACCATAGAACAAGAGATTTTTCACCAGCAGGATTTATGTTAGATAGAGGTCTAGAGGATGGGGAAATTGAAGTGCCATGGGTGCGTGGAGCAACATCGAAAGAGGGAGGGGCGTTTAAGATTACGGTTTATTATGCAGGAGGAAAGTTTGATCCTGAAGATGAAGACGGCTCTTTTGATTTGCACTGGAATTGGATTTTTTCAGAGCTGCAATTCAAGAGAAGGAGATTACAAAGTATAGACAGCACGGTAGACGGCGGAAGCTTTGCAAATTTGGTTGGAAATCATGAGCATAGGTCAAAAATGTTCAAACCTGAGATTTCTGCAGTTTTTCCAATTGAATCGGTAATGAGGGACAATGAAGTTTTGTGGGGAAACGAAAATTGGGATCTTGGCGACGGCAAGAAATATTCCCCAAGAGACCCAATTCTCAAAGATGGTGAAACTATTTTTAGTTTTGGGGAAGAAACAAAGAAAGGACACAATTCATATATGAATCTTCATTTTGTTTCTGATGGAAGAAGGGCGTTTGTAAGGAGGATAGGATAATCGAGCCACAAAGTTGCAGGTCAGGAAGTTTACGATAAGCTGCAATCTCAGAGAGGGATCAAGTATCCTCCAAGCCTTGGGTAAATCTCCAAATCCAAAAAAAACCGAAAGCCTTATAAATATAATATTCATTAGCAATTACAGGGATTCTGAAGGTTTCAAGAAGATGGATGAAAACGAAGCTCACATGTTGAAGACAGGAACAACAACAGTCGGTATTCTCTGCAAAGACGGTGTTGTGCTGGCAGCAGACCGCAGGGCCACGTCAGGCTATCTTGTCTCAAGCAAGAGGATCGACAAGGTCCACCAGCTTACAGAGAACTTAGTGGTCACCATGGCAGGAACAGCCTCAGACGCGCAGCTTCTTGTCAAGATAACCCAGGTCGAGCTCAAGCTCCGCAAGATACGGATAGGAAGGGAAACCACAGGAAAAGAGGCGGCAAATTTCATTTCACGGATGGTATATTCAAATATCCGCAAGATGAGCATTATTCCGGGAATCAGCCATTTTATTCTCGGCGCAAAGGACGAGTCAGGGTTCTCGATATGGGATCTCTATGCAGACGGCTCAATCACCCAGGTTGATGATTATATCTCCTCAGGATCAGGAAGCGTGATGGCGTTTGGTGTCCTTGAGACGCTCTACAGGAAAGATATGGGCATAGACGAAGGGATTAAGCTTGCGGTGAAGTGCATCAACGCAGCAATCCAGCGGGACATCGCCTCTGGGAATGGCATCGACATTGTCACCATCACGAAAGACGGCGTTAAGAAGGCCCTCCAAGAGGAGATTGATATGCACATTAAGGTATAAATCATTCTGGAACCAGGTTATTCAATGGCAGAAATCATAAAGGAGATTCTCAAGCATCTCCCCGATGGCAAGATTAGCTCCGCAGAATTCGAGGGAGCGAACATTGTCCTCTACACCAAAGACAAGGAGTTCTTCTTAGATAATAATGGCGTGATTAAGAAGATTGTGAATGATATCAAGAAGCGGGTTGAGCTCCGGCCAGACCCCAGCATCGCCATGGACCAGGAGCAGGCAGAACAGGAGATCCGAAAGAGCATCCCCAAGGAGGCCGGAGTCGGCAGCATCATTTTTGATCCCCAGCGGAGCATCGTTATTGTTGAGACTGAGAAGCCTGGCCTCGCCATCGGGAAGCAGGGCAGCATCCTGAGGGAGATAAGGGAAAAGACAATGTGGATACCCTTAATCAGGAGGACTCCTGCGATTAAATCCCAGCTCATTGAGAATATCAGGGCGGTCCTCTACCAGAACTCAGACTATAGGAGAAAATTCCTTGACAGGATCGGCCATAGAGTCTATGATGGATGGATGCGCGGAAAAAAACAGGAATGGGTGCGCTTTTCAACGCTGGGCGCAGGCCGCCAGGTTGGCAGGTCATGCTTTCTGCTCCAGACGCCTGAATCCCGGATTATGATCGATTGCGGCATCGATCCTGCAAAGGAGTACGGATCAGAGGAAGCCTATCCTCATCTCGAAGCGCCTGAGTTCAAATTAGATGAGATTGATGCGATTATCATCAGCCATGCCCACTTGGACCATTGCGGCCTTTTGCCCTACCTCTTCAAGCTTGGCTACAAAGGCCCGGTATACTGCACTCCCCCCACAAGGGATATCATGGCCTTGCTGCAGCTCGATATGGTCAAAATTGCAAAGAACGATGGCAAGGACCCCTTATTCACCTCAGAAGAGATTAAGGAGATGGTCAAGCATACGATTACTGTAGAGTTTGATGAAGTGACAGATATCACGCCAGATGTGCGCCTGACACTCTATAACTCGGGCCACATCCTGGGAAGCGCAATGGTCCATCTCCATATCGGCAATGGGCTTCACAACTTCCTCTACACAGGCGACATGAAGTATGGCCACACGGATCTCCTTGACCCTGCGGTTACAATTTTCCCCCGCCTGGAAACCCTCATGATCGAATCAACCTATGGAGGGAAAGACAATATTCCTGCCAGCAAGGAACAGTCAGATGAGGAGCTGGTCACAATCATCAAGAGCACAATTGGCCAGGGAGGAAAACTTCTGATCCCTGTCTTGGGTGTGGGAAGGGCGCAGGAGGTGCTCCTGATTATCGAACGGCTTGTTCGGGAAGGCCAGCTCGAGAAGATTCCAGTCTATGTGGACGGCATGGTCTGGGACGTAACTGCGATTCACACTGCCTATCCTGAATATCTCAATAACAACATCAGAAAGCTTATCTTCCATAAGGATGCCAATCCGTTCCTGGCAGAAATCTTCCATAGGGTGGGATCGCAGAAGGAGAGGGCACAGGTGATTGAAGAGCAGGGAGCATGCGTCATCCTTGCAACCTCAGGTATGCTCACCGGCGGCCCATCAGTGGAATACTTGAGGAGGCTGGGGGACAACCCAAAGAACGCTTTGGTGTTTGTCTCGTATCAGGGAGAGGGCTCTCTCGGCAGGCGCATCCAGAGAGGCGAGCGCGAGATCGTCTTCTCAAACGGAATGAAGAAAGAGATCCTGCCTGTAAGGCTAAGCATCTACACCATTGAAGGGTTCTCAGGCCATTCCAACAGGAGGGAGCTCATGAACTTCATCTATAAGTGCACGCCCAGGCCAAAGAAGATCCTGGTGAACCATGGTGAGGCAAGCAGATGCCTTGACTTGGCAAGCTCTATCCACAAGCAATACCGTGTTGAGACCGCTGCTCCGAAGAATCTGGAGATTATCAGGCTGAAGTAAGAGTATACACCAAATAAGGTCTGATTTTTTCTTTCAAAATTTCACTTTCTCATCATAAAAAGCTTCAGCACGAGAAGCCCGGCAGCTGTAAGAATGACGAGATTTGCAAGGATAAGAAGAGCCACCTTAATGCCAGGGCTAATGCTAGAGATTTCCTCAGCTGCTGGCTCTGCAGGCTCTAGAGGTTCTCCGGGCTCTGGGAAGAGTTCTTCTTCAGGTTGTGCCTCAGGCTGTTCAGGTTCAGCCACTGGCTGCACCTCTGGCGCTGCAGGCGCGCACATCACCTCAAGGAACACACGCCCCAGGTTTGACAGCTGGTCAGTATCATAATAAGATCTGACCTCAATGTTGTGATTGCCAGCAGGAGCATTGGCAGGCAGGGCAATCCTCCGCGTGATATGGCTGGAATAATCCTCAGTTTCAGGATCATCAAGGTATATCGGCCCCTCACTGAGCACGATCCCCAAGGCCGGATTTTGGATTGTGTAGGCTGCGCTCTCCTCCTCTCCCTGGCCGTAATTCAATAAATCAAAGCTAAGGGTTACAGATTCTCCGCATGAGGCTTTGACAGGATCGATCTGCAGATTCTGGACAAGGATATCATGATTCTCCCTGCGTATATCAAGTTCAAGCTCGAGTTCAGCAGAGTGGATCCTCCCATTCTCATCCTCGCCTTCTGCCTCAATATGCACAACATAGGTATCTTCATCAATAAGGCCTGGAAGCGTGAACCTGAAGGTTTCAAGCCTGGTCCTGTCTGCAGGAAGCTCAAAGGTGTTGGACTCCTTTTCCAAGTCCTCTCCATCATTGATACCCTCAAGTCTGACAGTGATGAATGCGTCCTCCAGCTTCGTCTTTTCAATAGTTGTAAAAGTGTTCTTGACCCGAACATCAAAGGTTATCGTTGAGCCCGGCTTTGCAGTCTTCGGGATCGCTGTTGCATTCTGCAGGTCTTTGTTTTCCTCATTGTCGATCGTAACATCCAGATCATCAAGAATGAGCCTTCCGATGATCGTGGCTTTAAGGGCGAATGTTGAGCTTATTTGAGTGCCGTCTGTCTGGTTTGCTGTTACGATGACATTTCCCAGCGTCCTTGGGCCCTGCACCTGGCTGAACGGAATTGTTGCATTTACAGCTATTGTTGCAGAAGCTCCTGCAGCCAATGAGCTGAGATTTGCCGGGCTGAAAGTAACGGAAAAAGGAGCATCACTCGATAAGGAAAGATTCACAAGCTGCTGATCCCCGGAATTCCGAATCTCGAATTGGGCTGACCCTGTCGTATTAATCCCGATAGCCCCAAAATTCACCTCAGAAGGAACAGCAAGCTGCCCTGCTGCGCTAACCATACCTGCAAGCAAGACAAACCAAAGCAGGTGCATAAGGTGCTTCATGAGGCTAACCACAGAGGAGAGATGTGCCTATTTTTATTTAAATGTATCGGTGAATCTGCATCAAAATCGGGGCTGCAGACTTGCCAGGCTCTCCCTCAACTCAGAGTGCTTCAGGCCGTAGACCTGAAGAGGGATATGATGCAGATGGCTGTCTAAAGCCTGCCTGCACGCCATTGCCCCTTTTCTGACACCATGGCTATGGCCGGAAACAGCATCTGTAAACTGGATCACGAGGTCATTGCCAAGCCTCTGAACAAGACCGGGGATGTGAGAAGCTCCTACCCTGCAAGCAAGGCCCATGGAGCTCTTAACCCCGTGCCAGGGCTTGGCAAGGCTGCGTTCCTCAATAAGCCTCTTGTCAATCACGTCATGGACATGGACAGAAGCATCAGCATTCATTGGTCCCGGCAGGGAGCCGATATGAACGATGTCTGCTCCCGCCAGCCTGCAGAGTTTTGCGCAGGCATGCGAGGACATATGGGGCATCCTGACGCTTCGCTGCAGCTGGATAGCAACGGGAACATCAGCCTCACGAAGGTTCTGGAGTGAAGAAAAACCTGAAAGGTTGAGTACAACTGCCTCACAGCCAAGAGTATGGGCAAAATCTGCCCTCTTCACTGTCTCCGAACCCGTCACATTTGGCATATACATCTTATGCCCTCCGTTCAGCTGCTCAGCTTTTTTCTTTCTCCGATGCGTCTGAAAGACGCGTTCCTTGAAACGATTCGATGGAAGGTTTGTGAGGGAAGGGGCATCAGCAACGATATCCATCCCTGTCCATGCCTCATAGGCATTCATGGAAAACTCATACGAAGACCCCTGCAGCAATGAAGCCTCAAGCAGGGCCTGGTTGGTCCCAATCAGTTTTCGGATTCCCTTCACGCCAAATCTTGGGCCCGGAAAGGATTTCACTAAAGTCCGCGGAAATTGCATATCAAGAAGCGTTGCCCTCTTTACAGAAGGAAGCTGCAGATGGCCAGTAAGGCTATGGCTGATCTGATCTGCGTTCCCCGGCTCAAAGAGATCAGCAGGATAGCGTATCAACGCAACCTGTCCCCCCTTGTCAAGGGATACCACCGCGGGAGCGTCTCCTCTAACAAATGCCTCCGGAGATACGCCAATGCTTGCAGCAGCAACATGCCTGCAGGCATCCTGGAATGAAACTGCCTGAGCAGGCTCGATTGCATACTCGGCAATGACGTCAGACTTGCTGAAACGTGTTGACAGGAACTGGAACATGCATCCACTGATGCTGAGACGCTATTTAAAGGTTTTGGAAGCCGGGGCTGCGGTGAAAATCTTGCTTCGCAGCTGCCGCCAGTACTCAAAAATGCTGTTCATTTTTGGTCGCTCCTGCGGAGCATCTCGGCTTGTGTCGCCCTTCTGTATGCATCGTTGAAGCCCCGTATGGGACAACCCCCTCAACTCAGTCTATGGCAATCCTCAAGAGCCTCGCAAAGAGGCGGCAGCACTGATTTTCACCGCAGCCAGAAGCAAGAGACAGGAGTCATCTGCTGTATTTATCATGCCGGTATTCTGATATCAGATAAAACGCAGTTATTGTGTATATCCAAAAGAAGAGGTACGGCAGAACATAGATCCGGAATCCGAAGATCGAAAGAGGAAAAAGGTACTTCTGAAAAAAGTAGGGCATGATCAAAAGCTCGGGAAGGATAATCCAGGTGGATGCGAACCCAGTAACCCTGATGACCCGGGTAAACTTTACATGCAGCCTCATCAGCTTTGCAAGGAAGTATCCAAGAAGGATAGACACTGCCCACACCATCGTGTATTTTATCGAATACCCTATAAAAAGGACGAACAGCAGCACAGGAAGGCTTGCCAGAAAGCCTACGCTTAGGATGTCCTTAAGAAACTCTCTTTTTTCCAGCAAATCCCCGAAAGATGACCATTTGTAATTCTTCGTAGCAAAGAAAGAATGCACTGCAAAGCCGTCAGCGTCTGCAAACACAAACTCAGAGGTCCTGTTAACCTTGCCTTCAGTGTCGATCGTGATATAAGGGTTTCCCGAAGGGATGAGGATGGGAGAGGTGGTCTCCATCTTCACAGTCAGATTGAGCACAGAGAATTTTGACAGCGCCTCATCAACACGCGACGCAGATTGGGTATACGCCGGGGCAGCAATAAGCAGGGAGAGGAACAGGGAGAAAAATATCAGAGAATAGAAATAGGCAATCACATACCTCTTCTTCCGCGAAGCGATAATCTTATAGTGATGGGGGCTTAAGGTCTCGATAATTGTCTTGAAGAAATGGATATAATGGTCAAACATAGAGTTCCCAAGGGACGAGAAGTATAAAAAGGTTACTCAGATGGGGCTCAGCAGAAAGTCCGGTATCCCTTCTGCGAGCTTCTTCGCAGTCATAACCGCCGCTGACAGAGGGTTGCCCCAATCAAAACGCCCTCTGGCGTTTTGGTGTGCCAAAAGAGCGTAGCTCTTTTTAGCACCTTCGGGGGTGTCAGCAATCGCAGGGGCAAGCGCAAGCGAGCCGGTGGCTAGCGAGCAAGCTCGCCTTGCTCGCTTGCAAGCCACTGCCGATTGACTTTCTACTGAGCCCCAATGCCGAATAGTGTAGTATGCAGGCTC
Coding sequences within it:
- a CDS encoding proteasome subunit beta, whose amino-acid sequence is MDENEAHMLKTGTTTVGILCKDGVVLAADRRATSGYLVSSKRIDKVHQLTENLVVTMAGTASDAQLLVKITQVELKLRKIRIGRETTGKEAANFISRMVYSNIRKMSIIPGISHFILGAKDESGFSIWDLYADGSITQVDDYISSGSGSVMAFGVLETLYRKDMGIDEGIKLAVKCINAAIQRDIASGNGIDIVTITKDGVKKALQEEIDMHIKV
- a CDS encoding beta-CASP ribonuclease aCPSF1; its protein translation is MAEIIKEILKHLPDGKISSAEFEGANIVLYTKDKEFFLDNNGVIKKIVNDIKKRVELRPDPSIAMDQEQAEQEIRKSIPKEAGVGSIIFDPQRSIVIVETEKPGLAIGKQGSILREIREKTMWIPLIRRTPAIKSQLIENIRAVLYQNSDYRRKFLDRIGHRVYDGWMRGKKQEWVRFSTLGAGRQVGRSCFLLQTPESRIMIDCGIDPAKEYGSEEAYPHLEAPEFKLDEIDAIIISHAHLDHCGLLPYLFKLGYKGPVYCTPPTRDIMALLQLDMVKIAKNDGKDPLFTSEEIKEMVKHTITVEFDEVTDITPDVRLTLYNSGHILGSAMVHLHIGNGLHNFLYTGDMKYGHTDLLDPAVTIFPRLETLMIESTYGGKDNIPASKEQSDEELVTIIKSTIGQGGKLLIPVLGVGRAQEVLLIIERLVREGQLEKIPVYVDGMVWDVTAIHTAYPEYLNNNIRKLIFHKDANPFLAEIFHRVGSQKERAQVIEEQGACVILATSGMLTGGPSVEYLRRLGDNPKNALVFVSYQGEGSLGRRIQRGEREIVFSNGMKKEILPVRLSIYTIEGFSGHSNRRELMNFIYKCTPRPKKILVNHGEASRCLDLASSIHKQYRVETAAPKNLEIIRLK
- a CDS encoding RuBisCO large subunit C-terminal-like domain-containing protein — translated: MFQFLSTRFSKSDVIAEYAIEPAQAVSFQDACRHVAAASIGVSPEAFVRGDAPAVVSLDKGGQVALIRYPADLFEPGNADQISHSLTGHLQLPSVKRATLLDMQFPRTLVKSFPGPRFGVKGIRKLIGTNQALLEASLLQGSSYEFSMNAYEAWTGMDIVADAPSLTNLPSNRFKERVFQTHRRKKKAEQLNGGHKMYMPNVTGSETVKRADFAHTLGCEAVVLNLSGFSSLQNLREADVPVAIQLQRSVRMPHMSSHACAKLCRLAGADIVHIGSLPGPMNADASVHVHDVIDKRLIEERSLAKPWHGVKSSMGLACRVGASHIPGLVQRLGNDLVIQFTDAVSGHSHGVRKGAMACRQALDSHLHHIPLQVYGLKHSELRESLASLQPRF
- a CDS encoding DUF1189 family protein yields the protein MFDHYIHFFKTIIETLSPHHYKIIASRKKRYVIAYFYSLIFFSLFLSLLIAAPAYTQSASRVDEALSKFSVLNLTVKMETTSPILIPSGNPYITIDTEGKVNRTSEFVFADADGFAVHSFFATKNYKWSSFGDLLEKREFLKDILSVGFLASLPVLLFVLFIGYSIKYTMVWAVSILLGYFLAKLMRLHVKFTRVIRVTGFASTWIILPELLIMPYFFQKYLFPLSIFGFRIYVLPYLFFWIYTITAFYLISEYRHDKYSR